One window from the genome of Asterias rubens chromosome 11, eAstRub1.3, whole genome shotgun sequence encodes:
- the LOC117296652 gene encoding uncharacterized protein LOC117296652, translating to MTSATITPTSDMVTVRLGEAIHLSCVVTDTDKKDISDVRWYRGTNLVPYGCIESAGGCPAAGSPCPEGITTDNRGTVRYEIGASNDQVLTLTINSSTLNDDTSFSCGILKVGGTSHTSSGITVTVYVPEATTPNGQQTPLGTTLTASTTNSPHTTTMISSHQKSTTSIRATTLPTRQTTVGSSIAPYQTSTTQITLGTTINTISLLVTGTSTNTADVVTPSHQQDIATMTDTSSSNNEQASLSTSISGSNCRVSLTVPILAVVVAACVVIIIILLIIIAYLVSSRKGRSKDAESRLGLRSPDEVASKGNGPTYQNTNQPHTYEKRMRNITNQDGDKSTGERPLTVHPLPTHYEPVQAGVGSTQQAGAQRQPGRGVRDTSAVTTGDAESGYQALEMTNQPPAEYTNLDIAILDG from the coding sequence ATGACATCAGCGACGATCACACCAACGAGCGACATGGTGACTGTTCGATTAGGTGAAGCGATACATTTATCATGTGTTGTGACAGATACTGATAAAAAAGACATATCAGATGTGCGTTGGTACCGCGGTACAAACCTCGTTCCCTATGGCTGTATTGAAAGTGCAGGCGGGTGTCCAGCCGCGGGATCTCCGTGTCCCGAGGGGATCACTACGGATAACCGAGGCACCGTACGATATGAAATAGGGGCCAGCAATGATCAAGTATTGACTCTGACAATTAACAGTAGTACATTGAACGATGACACCAGTTTCTCATGTGGTATTCTAAAGGTCGGAGGCACCTCCCATACATCGAGTGGAATCACCGTTACTGTGTATGTTCCTGAAGCAACCACTCCCAATGGCCAGCAAACACCATTGGGAACCACACTCACTGCGTCTACCACCAACTCACCACACACAACTACAATGATATCGTCACATCAAAAAAGCACCACATCCATTAGAGCTACAACATTACCTACAAGGCAAACTACGGTGGGTAGTTCCATCGCGCCATATCAAACAAGCACTACACAAATAACTTTAGGAACAACCATTAACACTATATCACTCTTAGTCACAGGAACCAGCACAAATACAGCAGACGTTGTAACACCCTCTCATCAACAAGACATCGCAACAATGACAGACACATCTTCAAGTAATAATGAACAAGCTTCACTCTCCACCAGCATCAGTGGCTCAAACTGCCGAGTCTCTCTGACTGTACCGATACTCGCCGTGGTAGTGGCAGCTTGCGTGGTTATCATCATCATACTCCTGATCATCATAGCATACCTAGTCTCCTCAAGAAAGGGGAGATCAAAAGATGCAGAATCAAGGCTTGGTTTACGCTCACCGGATGAAGTAGCATCAAAAGGTAATGGTCCAACGTACCAAAACACAAATCAGCCACACACATACGAGAAAAGAATGAGAAACATTACTAACCAAGACGGAGACAAGTCGACCGGAGAGCGGCCGTTGACCGTTCACCCTTTACCAACACACTACGAGCCCGTACAGGCAGGAGTTGGTAGCACACAGCAGGCTGGTGCTCAAAGGCAGCCAGGGAGAGGAGTCCGGGATACATCTGCCGTAACTACGGGTGATGCAGAGTCAGGATACCAGGCTTTAGAAATGACTAACCAGCCACCAGCCGAGTATACCAATCTGGACATAGCGATACTCGATGGTTAG
- the LOC117296892 gene encoding mucin-5AC-like, giving the protein MNNAILRVTVLATVVTMTSATITPTSDMVTVRLGEAIHLSCVVTDTDIKDISDVRWYRGTNLVPYGCIESAGGCPAAGSPCPEGITTDNRGTVRYEIGASNDQVLTLTINSSTLNDDTSFSCGILKVGGTSHTSSGITVTVYVPEATTPDGQQTLPGTTSTTASTTNSPATEGGSTSPNQTSTTTTSDTTFTTRQTTVGSTISPHQSINTTTKEDASSTTRHRPTTGEVTTTIEPDPGLSTLMTTIVTAMTTALTSAPGDIGSPVSTTIVIAVAVSACVIAIVLLIIIACLVSRKSRPSEPTLLNLTEPTPGSRDVNMYRRGQESPHLYEGTLARTTQPQDVESSSSELSPPIYATPSTRRKDQTACNVYTQQTTVPLRRPGHRNQHDDPEVNAVEPGQDKVGYPASEPPQSEPPEYAMVDPHSRPSSAVESGYSALRVAAVRPDQAEEGACAARPRAETPQPPEYAQLEPDSEPQTAGIPEPSSPEYTTPKPASGAAEYGTATSVNPDDVIPEHVPPEYATLEPDSEPQADTETSDYGDEVELLTDDLYAEPFPTM; this is encoded by the exons ATGAACAACGCGATTTTAAGGGTCACAGTGCTCGCCACTGTCGTCACCATGACATCAGCGACGATCACACCAACGAGCGACATGGTGACTGTTCGATTAGGTGAAGCGATACATTTATCATGTGTTGTGACAGATACTGATATAAAAGACATATCAGATGTGCGTTGGTACCGCGGTACAAACCTCGTTCCCTATGGCTGTATTGAAAGTGCAGGCGGGTGTCCAGCCGCGGGATCTCCGTGTCCCGAGGGGATCACTACGGATAACCGAGGCACCGTACGATATGAAATAGGGGCCAGCAATGATCAAGTATTGACTCTGACAATTAACAGTAGTACATTGAACGATGACACCAGTTTCTCATGTGGTATTCTAAAGGTCGGAGGCACCTCCCATACATCGAGTGGAATCACCGTTACTGTGTATGTTCCTGAAGCAACCACTCCCGACGGCCAACAAACACTACCGGGAACAACCTCAACCACTGCGTCTACCACCAACTCACCAGCTACAGAGGGTGGGTCCACATCGCCAAATCAAACAAGCACCACAACCACTAGTGATACAACATTCACGACAAGGCAAACTACAGTGGGTAGTACCATCTCGCCACATCAGTCTATTAACACTACAACAAAGGAAGATGCATCCTCAACAACAAGGCATAGGCCTACTACAGGTGAAGTCACCACTACCATCGAACCAGACCCCGGACTTTCCACCCTTATGACGACTATTGTGACAGCAATGACAACAGCGTTGACATCGGCACCTGGTGACATCGGTTCCCCTGTCAGCACCACGATAGTAATTGCAGTGGCAGTATCAGCTTGTGTCATCGCCATCGTCTTACTCATCATCATAGCTTGCCTCGTATCGAGGAAGAGTCGTCCCAGCGAGCCAACGCTGCTCAATCTTACCGAACCCACACCAGGCAGCCGAGATGTGAACATGTACAGACGGGGTCAAGAATCTCCACATCTGTACGAAGGCACGCTGGCGAGGACCACGCAACCACAGGACGTGGAAAGCTCAAGCAGCGAACTATCACCACCCATTTATGCCACCCCAAGCACCAGACGCAAGGATCAAACGGCTTGCAATGTTTATACCCAGCAGACTACTGTCCCATTAAGGCGACCGGGGCACCGTAACCAGCATGACGATCCAGAGGTTAATGCCGTCGAACCCGGCCAAGACAAGGTAGGGTACCCTGCTTCAGAGCCACCACAAAGCGAACCACCAGAGTATGCCATGGTCGACCCTCATTCACGCCCATCATCGGCAGTAGAAAGCGGGTACTCTGCTTTGCGTGTGGCAGCAGTGAGACCCGATCAAGCCGAAGAAGGTGCCTGTGCGGCACGCCCTAGGGCAGAGACCCCACAACCACCCGAGTACGCTCAGCTCGAACCAGACTCGGAACCACAAACAGCAGGAATCCCGGAACCTTCTTCACCAGAGTATACTACGCCCAAACCAGCCTCAGGAGCTGCTGAATATGGTACGGCTACATCAGTGAACCCAGATGATGTAATCCCGGAACATGTCCCACCGGAGTATGCTACGCTCGAACCAGATTCAGAGCCACAAGCGGACACTGAGACATCTGATTACGGCGACG AGGTAGAGCTTCTGACGGATGATTTATACGCCGAACCGTTCCCAACGATGTAA
- the LOC117296786 gene encoding protein jagunal homolog 1-like, with the protein MASRGGPRAVGSDGSDFTHREQVAVRYQTSTLLKSKVRVCAYVNLLVSLPQAAYIANAHLNYILLPPVIQPGFYHYMILLSSIFSLLYIMALPRNKKLFIQLGNLGTLLIGLGGVMVGLLVQFPSIKQFLVAGDFKKILQPDIFLAVTWYIVLKIKIILFIQTIYYARKLQATWDAKKTK; encoded by the exons atGGCATCCCGTGGAGGACCAAGAGCTGTAGGTTCAGACGGCAGTGACTTTACGCACAGGGAACAAGTTGCGGTACGGTATCAAACAAG CACACTACTCAAATCCAAAGTGAGGGTATGTGCCTACGTGAACCTCCTAGTCTCTTTGCCTCAAGCTGCCTACATCGCAAACGCACATCTCAACTACATCCTACTTCCCCCAGTCATCCAGCCAGGTTTCTACCACTACATGATCCTGTTGTCCTCTATCTTCTCTCTTCTATACATCATGGCGTTGCCTCGTAACAAGAAGCTCTTCATTCAGCTAGGCAACCTAGGAACACTTCTCATCGGCTTGGGCGGCGTGATGGTCGGCCTCCTTGTACAGTTTCCGTCAATTAAACAATTCCTTGTAGCGGGGGATTTCAAGAAGATACTGCAGCCCGATATATTTCTTGCTGTGACGTGGTACATCGTGCTGAAGATTAAGATTATTCTGTTCATACAGACTATTTATTATGCAAGAAAGTTACAGGCAACATGGGACGCcaagaagacaaaataa
- the LOC117296439 gene encoding interleukin-1 receptor-associated kinase 1-binding protein 1-like: MKMAYQPSQVFASFTPQTEETKHLPSNVQKGNKLVREVQVSSTGESFLAPDRATVQVVVTSSKDSIGDVKSSTTRRLDYIIQTLHTHNVKEGDVTISKFIQRVDSLYTMEAEVTIIFVDFTKCQSVCNFLVEKLDETVKLHPPHFYHCTKSLEGLRRLACLNAVQNARQKALDVARLLRQGLGRPLAIREEETTEIEGSPRGSANGNDGPLTFQQRIANATVTVTVKVFAQFELVSREKGRQTKT; the protein is encoded by the exons atgaaaatggCATACCAGCCATCGCAAGTATTCGCCTCGTTCACTCCACAGACAGAAGAAACCAAACATTTGCCGAGTAACGTTCAGAAAGGAAACAAGCTTGTCCGGGAAGTGCAAGTTTCCTCGACGGGCGAGTCGTTTCTGGCCCCGGACAGGGCGACTGTTCAGGTGGTTGTCACGAGCAGTAAAGACTCGATTGGTGATGTCAAGTCCAGCACAACCAGACGACTGGATTACATCATACAAACACTGCACACACACAATGTTAAG GAAGGTGATGTGACAATCAGTAAATTCATCCAGCGCGTCGACAGTCTGTACACTATGGAGGCAGAAGTTACCATTATCTTCGTTGACTTCACCAAGTGCCAGTCGGTTTGTAACTTCCTTGTGGAGAAACTTGATGAGACGGTCAAGCTGCATCCTCCTCACTTCTACCATTGCACAAAGAGTTTAGAAGGCCTAAG GAGGCTGGCATGTCTGAATGCAGTGCAAAATGCTCGACAGAAAGCCCTGGACGTCGCACGGTTGCTCCGTCAGGGGCTTGGGAGACCACTGGCCATACGAGAGGAGGAGACCACAGAGATTGAGGGGTCACCGCGAGGTTCAGCCAACGGGAACGACGGACCGCTAACGTTCCAGCAACGCATCGCTAACGCCACGGTGACAGTGACCGTTAAGGTTTTTGCGCAGTTTGAACTTGTGTCCAGAGAGAAAGGCAGGCAGACAAAGACATGA
- the LOC117296437 gene encoding pyridine nucleotide-disulfide oxidoreductase domain-containing protein 1-like, with protein MAESEITSNMSESEKHVSGYVVVGGGIAGVTCAEQLSSSCPEEKITLITASPLIKAVTNFTQVSKVLEQFDVEERPATSLQSRCKNVHVLHSSFVTDLNVTDQYLSLADGTKVPYSKLCLCTGGTPKKIAENNPFVLGIRDTESVVEFQKRMVGAQRVVIVGNGGIATELVYEIEGCEVIWAIKDDAISSTFVDAGAAEFLLPQLNAEKDKSKGALKRHKYTVTKSVKGDAKAQGGALGPDWSVGLRMEGKVQGSHHVHVEYTCEVECVLTTEEMSSSGRTPDVFPSTNTGRTGDSPNWPVYVALTNGKLYGCDFVISATGVIPNTKIPLFAADFEIAKDGGLKVNNHMRTNIPNVYAAGDVCSASWEPSPHWIQMRLWSQARQMGAYAGKCMVADTTRETIPQDFCFELFAHVTKFFGYKVVLLGKYNAQGLGSNFEYLLRMTKGKEYIKVVMKDGRMQGAVLIGETDLEETFENLILNAMDLSIYGEDLLDPGIDIEDYFD; from the exons ATGGCCGAGTCTGAGATCACATCGAACATGTCAGAGTCTGAGAAACACGTTAGTGGGTACGTGGTGGTCGGTGGAGGCATAGCTGGAGTAACGTGTGCTGAACAGTTGTCGTCATCATGTCCTGAGGAGAAGATAACTCTCATCACTGCTTCACCACTCATCAAAGCAGTCACCAACTTTACACag GTGTCTAAAGTACTAGAGCAGTTTGATGTTGAAGAGCGTCCAGCCACAAGCCTGCAGTCTCGCTGCAAGAATGTTCACGTCTTACACTCTTCATTTGTCACCGATCTGAACGTTACCGATCAGTATCTATCACTTGCAGACGGCACAAAGGTTCCATACAGCAAACTGTGTTTATGCACCGGCGGAACACCCAAGAAGATTGCCGAAAACAATCCGTTTGTCTTGGGTATCAGAGACACTGAGAGTGTGGTAGAGTTCCAAAAGAGAATGGTCGGTGCCCAGCGGGTGGTGATCGTCGGTAACGGAGGGATCGCGACAGAGCTTGTTTACGAGATCGAGGGATGCGAGGTGATTTGGGCCATTAAGGATGATGCAATAAGCAGCACGTTCGTCGACGCTGGCGCTGCAGAGTTTCTCCTGCCGCAGTTGAACGCAGAAAAGGACAAATCAAAAGGAGCTCTGAAGAGACATAAATACACTG TCACCAAGTCTGTAAAGGGAGACGCCAAGGCACAAGGGGGTGCTCTTGGTCCTGATTGGAGCGTTGGACTGAGGATGGAGGGAAAGGTACAGGGTTCACATCACGTTCATGTGGAGTACACCTGCGAG GTTGAATGCGTCCTTACAACAGAGGAAATGTCCTCATCTGGACGAACACCAGATGTATTTCCCTCGACAAATACAGGACGTACTGGTGATTCCCCCAACTGGCCTGTGTATGTTGCTCTCACAAACGGCAAACTCTATGGATGTGACTTTGTAATCAGCGCAACCGGAGTCATCCCAAACACCAAGATACCTCTCTTCGCTGCCGATTTTGAGATCGCCAAAGACGGCGGTTTAAAAGTTAACAATCACATGCGGACTAACATTCCCAATGTTTATGCAGCGGGGGACGTGTGCAGTGCATCGTGGGAACCATCTCCCCATTGGATTCAGATGCGGTTGTGGTCCCAGGCGCGACAAATGGGAGCTTATGCCGGGAAGTGTATGGTCGCCGATACCACTCGTGAGACGATCCCACAGGATTTCTGCTTTGAGTTGTTCGCTCATGTGACAAAATTCTTCGGGTATAAAGTGGTGCTCCTGGGAAAGTACAACGCTCAGGGTTTGGGGTCGAACTTTGAGTATCTGTTGCGCATGACGAAGGGGAAGGAGTACATTAAGGTGGTGATGAAGGATGGGAGGATGCAAGGCGCTGTGCTGATCGGAGAGACGGACTTGGAGGAAACATTTGAGAACCTTATTTTGAACGCGATGGATCTTAGCATTTATGGAGAAGATCTTCTAGATCCGGGAATCGATATTGAGGATTACTTTGACTAA
- the LOC117296438 gene encoding ashwin-like isoform X1, protein MASGENEPSTCVDILHPEILSKEDLIDVLSQKNIKLDRPNATKEDLIEIFHRTVTPLPQRQPRPTRRGQAIARVQNRLQAERCMRGDLKEEPSKGTVMYGFQKSSQRSSSLGTSHQTASKHGLSRLKPPPIVINKQKQRTMLLNKSSSSPSKQPVNPACTEEEDKPKPAAKSKINIEHKKIFLSRSPVPSSNSKSPPTLSPTSVIRRDFTTKIKLGSSPRSKIPGVADKIEKISLMSPGTVGSSVAKKTALKRTATKLNGQGSDSGSSEVKVSPQSSEDDGSPKKKFSRISWP, encoded by the exons ATGGCATCGGGAGAAAACGAACCATCGACGTGTGTCGATATTTTACACCCAGAAATATTGAGTAAAGAGGACTTAATTGACGTGTTATCACAG AAAAACATCAAACTTGACCGTCCAAATGCAACGAAAGAAGACCTTATTGAAATCTTCCATCGGACGGTCACGCCCCTCCCACAACGTCAGCCAAGACCTACCAGGCGAGGGCAGGCTATAGCAAGAGTACAGAATCGGCTTCAAGCTGAGCGTTGTATGCGAGGTGACTTGAAAGAAGAACCCTCCAAGGGTACCGTCATGTATGGTTTTCAGAaaag CAGTCAGAGGAGCTCATCTTTAGGAACGTCACATCAAACAGCATCAAAACACGGACTGAGTCGGTTAAAACCTCCGCCAATTGttatcaataaacaaaaacaacggACGATGTTACTTAACAAAAGTTCCTCCTCGCCCTCAAAGCAACCTGTGAATCCTGCATGCACCGAGGAGGAGGACAAACCAAAACCTGCTGCAAAGTCAAAAATCAACATTGAACACAAAAAGATCTTCCTTAGTCGTTCACCTGTGCCATCTTCGAACTCAAAGTCCCCACCCACACTGAGTCccacttcggtgatcagacgggacttcacaacaaaaatcaaactcgGTTCAAGTCCTCGTTCAAAGATTCCAGGAGTTGCAGACAAGATTGAGAAGATATCGTTGATGTCGCCAGGAACAGTTGGAAGCTCTGTAGCCAAAAAGACTGCTTTGAAAAGGACGGCAACAAAACTGAATGGACAG GGTAGTGATTCGGGTTCATCAGAGGTCAAAGTCTCGCCCCAATCCTCTGAAGATGACGGTTCACCAAAGAAGAAATTCTCCAGGATTTCCTGGCCATGA
- the LOC117296438 gene encoding ashwin-like isoform X2 has product MASGENEPSTCVDILHPEILSKEDLIDVLSQKNIKLDRPNATKEDLIEIFHRTVTPLPQRQPRPTRRGQAIARVQNRLQAERCMRGDLKEEPSKGTVMYGFQKSQRSSSLGTSHQTASKHGLSRLKPPPIVINKQKQRTMLLNKSSSSPSKQPVNPACTEEEDKPKPAAKSKINIEHKKIFLSRSPVPSSNSKSPPTLSPTSVIRRDFTTKIKLGSSPRSKIPGVADKIEKISLMSPGTVGSSVAKKTALKRTATKLNGQGSDSGSSEVKVSPQSSEDDGSPKKKFSRISWP; this is encoded by the exons ATGGCATCGGGAGAAAACGAACCATCGACGTGTGTCGATATTTTACACCCAGAAATATTGAGTAAAGAGGACTTAATTGACGTGTTATCACAG AAAAACATCAAACTTGACCGTCCAAATGCAACGAAAGAAGACCTTATTGAAATCTTCCATCGGACGGTCACGCCCCTCCCACAACGTCAGCCAAGACCTACCAGGCGAGGGCAGGCTATAGCAAGAGTACAGAATCGGCTTCAAGCTGAGCGTTGTATGCGAGGTGACTTGAAAGAAGAACCCTCCAAGGGTACCGTCATGTATGGTTTTCAGAaaag TCAGAGGAGCTCATCTTTAGGAACGTCACATCAAACAGCATCAAAACACGGACTGAGTCGGTTAAAACCTCCGCCAATTGttatcaataaacaaaaacaacggACGATGTTACTTAACAAAAGTTCCTCCTCGCCCTCAAAGCAACCTGTGAATCCTGCATGCACCGAGGAGGAGGACAAACCAAAACCTGCTGCAAAGTCAAAAATCAACATTGAACACAAAAAGATCTTCCTTAGTCGTTCACCTGTGCCATCTTCGAACTCAAAGTCCCCACCCACACTGAGTCccacttcggtgatcagacgggacttcacaacaaaaatcaaactcgGTTCAAGTCCTCGTTCAAAGATTCCAGGAGTTGCAGACAAGATTGAGAAGATATCGTTGATGTCGCCAGGAACAGTTGGAAGCTCTGTAGCCAAAAAGACTGCTTTGAAAAGGACGGCAACAAAACTGAATGGACAG GGTAGTGATTCGGGTTCATCAGAGGTCAAAGTCTCGCCCCAATCCTCTGAAGATGACGGTTCACCAAAGAAGAAATTCTCCAGGATTTCCTGGCCATGA